A window from Amblyomma americanum isolate KBUSLIRL-KWMA chromosome 7, ASM5285725v1, whole genome shotgun sequence encodes these proteins:
- the LOC144098076 gene encoding uncharacterized protein LOC144098076 yields MSSVGAASAAQQGRGNRISGCDDPDYQVLLPQQPTGRVVLNTLFLHADVGERPYHVEDFRDTLASLGLLSEVIALGAYQMSHVWAVTFKNGDGVHKLLALKELTVKERQCVVIDPNNQASRIKLHWMLHNLLDDDIRAALLPYGRVTDVSRERWRAQGVQDKASSTRLVALNLKTGVTVDDLPHQFRVAGELALVVVPGRAPLCLRCRNTGHIRRDCRVPRCALCHRYGHGEEQCVETYGSVTQNATRVLDVNDLLQDEAEVEEGSKGAEKKSGEDAKSPEQKSGGDHQAKASDSPSLTAPEPEPTATNTTTGATFLSTHDGRIATDKAEAMDASETGTSGAVMKRTHDELATQDGQPSEPYNDEPPPKTPGVRRPTLHPQPKIPPDRRSPVTPT; encoded by the coding sequence ATGAGCTCCGTAGGAGCGGCTTCAGCGGCCCAGCAGGGCCGCGGTAACAGGATTTCTGGCTGTGATGACCCGGATTATCAAGTGCTTTTGCCTCAGCAACCTACAGGGCGAGTTGTTCTGAACACTCTTTTTTTGCATGCCGATGTGGGTGAAAGGCCATACCATGTGGAAGACTTCCGTGACACACTGGCTAGCCTAGGCCTACTGTCTGAAgttatcgccctgggggcgtatcAGATGAGTCATGTATGGGCGGTAACCTTCAAAAACGGAGACGGCGTGCATAAGCTTTTGGCTTTGAAGGAATTGACCGTGAAGGAAAGGCAGTGCGTTGTGATAGATCCTAACAACCAAGCTTCGCGTATCAAGCTTCACTGGATGCTTCACAACTTACTGGACGATGACATACGGGCGGCGCTTTTGCCGTACGGCAGAGTGACGGACGTTTCCCGTGAACGTTGGCGTGCTCAAGGTGTGCAAGACAAAGCGTCCTCGACACGCTTGGTGGCCTTAAATTTGAAGACGGGCGTGACAGTGGATGACCTGCCCCATCAGTTCCGTGTTGCAGGTGAACTGGCGCTTGTTGTGGTGCCCGGTAGGGCCCCGCTATGCTTGCGCTGTCGCAATACCGGCCACATTCGACGCGACTGCCGCGTGCCACGCTGCGCACTATGCCACCGATACGGCCACGGAGAAGAGCAGTGCGTGGAGACGTATGGCTCTGTCACGCAGAACGCTACGAGGGTATTAGACGTCAACGACCTGCTGCAGGATGAAGCCGAAGTTGAGGAAGGTTCGAAAGGAGCAGAGAAGAAGAGTGGCGAGGACGCGAAGTCTCCAGAACAGAAGTCCGGAGGCGACCACCAGGCCAAGGCCAGTGATTCTCCGTCTCTCACCGCTCCTGAACCGGAGCCCACTGCGACGAACACGACTACGGGTGCAACCTTTCTAAGCACGCACGATGGAAGAATTGCTACGGATAAAGCTGAGGCAATGGACGCCAGCGAGACAGGCACAAGTGGTGCGGTGATGAAGAGAACTCATGACGAGTTAGCTACCCAGGATGGACAACCGAGCGAGCCGTACAACGATGAACCCCCGCCAAAGACGCCGGGTGTGCGTCGACCGACGCTGCACCCGCAACCGAAAATCCCGCCGGATAGGCGTTCGCCGGTGACGCCCACTTAG